ccttaactggacataaaggaagtgatcactggtacactttagattcaaactttaggtttaaacacctatatatatctattagttgctaaaaactagttttggaaaacaaaaatgtttattttaaatacacatgtggcaattaatattgaatcttgctctgatgccagctgtagcagaaccgtccaatttataagagcacaagtacaatagcagcccacaagcggtcgcattgtcatacttgagcccatataaacccgatagtccatcgagtaccacgaagggtctcgattcaaccaacatacaaccaagatcgtacatgattcaacatacatatcacacgttacataaagttcacaaatacaattccatacatcagagtatgattatAATTTATTACCAATCAAGTTTAGGTaaaatagtagtggaagcaaatagagtttgaaaccaatgtctccatcattgttcaaatacggTGGCAGCTCATGATCAtatttccacaaaagcataagaaagggattaacaagagataccttgcccagggccctactcctcatccatggtaggacagaagtagttcttatagtagccatgatacatcctattatctgcaataatgggaaataaaccctgagtggaagaatgtactcagctagacttacccatcataaaccaaaaataaagtgactccaaggattctgcaaggctatataagtggagctagcttgacaacattttgcataaaaagcttaccaatttaaGTATACAATTATCaatcggtcatcaagttaattatagctattcatttctagattaacaactaacctatgccaaacatatagtatatcatttagtagcatacagtagtaaccacagccggtgtaataattccatgttcatcataaccatcatattccataatacggttactacgatgttgggactagccaagtttctcactgttcgagagagacggtgattcaaatcgatttcaaccagctagaaatttattcctaagacaaacctaggtagaccagatcaatggtcaccttaacctttggtacaactcaggtctagaTTTCACGGGTTTGATCAGAGCCGCATAATGAGGGATGACCAGCtgtcaggacgttcaggcctagcctgcccttgggttCATGTCTGGCTCCtcatacatccttactaccatctagagtgtgcactcttacaaaatagggcccagcctgagttgagctactcggcttcgtgatcgaaacgagttatccggccaactaagtgagaggcatgcgttcaatctcgacagaagcgccaacaatggtatggtccttaatcggcacagacggaaccacataagtcaacctacacatagattcCATTTGACCTCCAGTTACATTATtccatggttcttttctatgatagcaaatatagccaaccgtgctccggtatccacctatatctcgcaggtgatagaaaatcaccctacttctaccgatctaagcatggctaagcgtatattcaatcctggacctacacaggattaaaggtatatatctagacaaggtagttctatgcatcaagtgtttccaaccaactcttataacctaatgcatcaaacataaaggactcaagtgatattttgtaaaacatgggagacttagaatgctctggggcttgcctttgataaaggaAGTTAGCCTATGATCCAGGCACTCGGGTaagtcctcaagagtttgctcctctccttctagagctatggcctgaggtgcctcctgttgttcctcttcttcttcgttgaattccaatagcggacgatcctatatgcatgagcatgaaataagatatcatgaatgcatatataatgacatgtataatatgatatgatgtgataaatgcatcctcataagtgttctcagcagcattgcattacggtgataacaagttacattttcttttactgagtaggtgcatatctcttctctaacaACTtcaacaaacacttatgtaaatcattttctggactacaagacaatagCCACTAGTTTTATTagaactagagttatacacatcaaaataatgtgGTTGtgaacattctggaaagcttatgaatttacctacaactttattttaatcatcttaatgtgatccagtagttatctaggtcaaacaattcaatctttcagatctgtccagagagcaagcatttcagacagcagacttctaacagccataattcttaaaccataagacctatgactatgaaaatttaatactAGGTacataagtgagttatctacaactttgttatagtcactacaccacaacactgcttcaccgtcagacatctgacgctaaaaattatatttggcgatggatgatctaacgctaaagataactcagagACCATCTAACGCTAAATCCTCATTTAGAGATTTAGTGTCGGTCGCTATAGGTATTCATATTTAGCGTTGAACCACTTGTCGCTAAAGCCAAGTGTACCATCAATCTGTCTGTCGCTAAAGAAAATGGACCCCACCCACCGTGACAAACCCTACGTCCTTTCCCAAATCCTAAACGCAGCCGCCACCACCTCTTCTTTCATCTCCCGCAAGCCGCCTCTCCCGCAAGCCGCCTCTAGCTTTCTAGCGGTCCTGTTCATGTTCACGCCGAGGTCTGCTTCCTCCTCGTCGCCCTCTATGTTCGGCTGGAGTTCATCCTCGTCCTCTACGTTCGGTGTGCCGCCCAGATCTAGAAGAGCTGGTAGCGTCTGAGGGGCTGACACGTAGCCAGGGTGTGGCAGCAGCCTATGGCCGAGCCGCTAGGGAGAGCGGCGACCCTCCTCTGGCGAATCCAGCCATGAAGCCCCtccctacccccccccccccccccccccccccccccccccccgctagtGGAGGTGATGGCGGGGCCCTCCTACCGCGGATCTGCTGCGAGGATATCGATCTCGAGCAGGTACGTCTGGCCTAAACTTTTTCTCGAGTAATCTTGTCGTGGTCAGTAATTTCTTCAGGTCTGCCATGGTCTTTTTGATGCAGATGCCTTCCTATGCGCCCCTGCTATTGTGTGGCTGCAGCAAGTATGAATACACCTCGTCTACATATACTTTTGCATGGTTTGTCGTTGCTTGCCATATTTCATTTTGGATTTCTACATATAATGTGTCTTTCTCATAGCTATGCAAATGGTGACACATGCTAGGTTATCAAGCAAATGCCAATATGAGTAATTTTATTTCAGCAGTATGCGGCGTTTCACATCTGGAGCTTGAGCACATTCGATGTTTGCACCTCTGACAGTTGCATATGTTGGACTGTAGAAAATGCCAAACAAGACAGCTGCAACTAAGAAGGCTGCAATTCGGGCTTCAAAACTTTTCATATTGGGTGTGATTTTGTAAGGTTATACTTATCGCTAGTTCTTGGCCAAGTAGCTCTCATCAATCCATTTTGTGGGATTCCTATCAGGTTGGAGTTTATCCTTCTGTTCTTTTGTACTTGTAGGAGGATACATTCATGGACGACACAAACTAACTTATGGTGTCGATTTGGATCATATTCAATGGCTAGGTGTGCTGCAGGTGATAAATAAAACAAGCCTATTTATCTAAGTTGGTGTATTCCATTTCTTTTTTATTCATGTaatgtttgaaattttgatttcTTATTGCTATCATGCTTCTTGTACTTGTAGAGGATAGCTATTGGATACTTTGTAGTAGCAATGTCAGAGATTTGGCTTGTCAACAATAATTTGGTTGATTCACCTGTATCATTTGTGAAGAAATACTTCATGGAGTGGTTAGTCAATATGGGCAGCATTTTAATTTGGAGAAGTTTTTAAGTGATTTGTAGCAGCAATGTTAGAGAAGTTTTTAAGTGATTTGTAAGGAGCTACACATATCACTATGCAACCAATGTCTCCATTTGAGAAAAGAAAGATATGCCGATTGAATGACCCACCTCTATCATCTTATGCCATCAATCTCTTTTCGTATACTACTATGAAAAAAGAGATATCCTTTTACATTTAGTACCATGTTGTACTCTGCTTTGGAGACATTACTGCTGGAAGAGGAACGGATGATGGTGTATTGCATGGACCTCTTGcataccatggcatcatcatacaGAAATCCATGTATATAATCTCTCATACGCTTGTTGTGTTTCCCTGTTTGAACTAATAGTATATATAAGCATATGGCCATACTGTTTCTTTTCCATCTTTAAGAAATGTCAAATAGGAACTTCTGCATGAAAAAAATATCTTCATTGGTAACTTTCATGGTTGATGGTTGCTGGGATATTTCCATTTTTTCATATCAAGTTCAATTACTTATTCTAGCACTGTTTTGTTCATAGGTGGTGGAAGCGGCCATGAACCTGCCCAtgctagatttgttgggccaggGATGTTGACCGCTGCTATTTTTGGAGATGTTTTCGCTTCTCCACCTGTTGATTctattttagatgtatgtttctTTTTTAGTAAAACAATGTCTAGCTTCTTAAGTAGCATAAATCATCTTAGCTGACATTTAACTGCATCTTCTCATTGTAGGCTATTCAAGCTGTAACTGGTCCCCTGGGGTGCCTTCTAATAGTAAAGGTACTCTCACTGTGATATCAGTTTTAAAATGTCAAATCATGAGATAAGAGGGATCTTTAAGTACACTTGAGGATTGTACAATATGAGTATCTGATGCTTTGGGACCGTGCATTGTTTATTTATTACCACATCAATAACTACCATTTCCTCCACCTATCGTCCTGTGTTCATGCATGAATGGATAGAGAGGAGGGATAACATTTGCTTTTCTGAAATTTGCTTGGGACATatcaatttttagttcaataagaAGTCTGTGGTACATCTGTATTTGCTTTGAAAGGGGCCAAACTGTGGGTTGTTTTGGATAAATGTGTATGCTTGATGTAGGGATACTGGTACTTTTCTCCATTATActtttctccattatttttaaaCTGCAGTGCTCCATTTTGTTCAATTTTATAAGTGTAAATTGTGAAGCATTGCACTGCTCTCATCTTACTAAGCTTCATTTCTTCTTACCTTCAATTGCCAAGCATTTGCAGAACCACCCTGGTGATGGACTGAATTTTGGATTAGCTGCTGAGCAGGCAAAATCTGAAGGCTATAAGATGGAGGTTGAAAAACACACATATTACTATGTTGTGTGGCAGATCATATTAATTTTAATGACTATGTATCATTTATCCTCCAATTGTAGATGGTCATTGTTGGAGATGATTGTGCCCTTCCCCCACCTAGAGGGATAGCTGGTAGAAGAGGTTTAGCTGGAACAATTCTTCTGCATAAGGTATTTTGTTGTTGCCATTGTATTTTCTATCCTAGATTTTCCTCTTAGGCTCATCCCCAGTTACTGGCATGTTACATTCTTTCACTCAGCCAAGTTGACCTGTAAAAATCTCTTTAACACTCATCTGATCTGCTTTTTCATGCAAGCAGTCTTTTCCCTCTAATTTAAGTATTTAACTATTCATTATGCTCATCTAAAATAATGGGAGTGCCTTTTTAAGTAAGCCGATGTGCTATCTGCATGAACACTAAACactttttctcgaacacgcaggagagctgcatatcattatattaagatgaACACTAAACACTAACCAATAGTGATCTTAACTGGAATCAAAGATATACTGCTTGTTCATGAAACACACGTTTCTAATCTAAGCCAGCACCTTGTACATCAAATATAGTGACTAAACCTTGTACAGTTAGGTGCTAGACTTGGAATGGGGAAACAGTAAGTAATAATTAGTTTTCAATAATCTTGACTTTTGGCATATAAGATCCTTTCTGTTGGAAGAAATTCTGGCTTTGTATTGCATGGATTTCAAACTTGAAGCAGCCAAtgatttcttgtaaaatttcTTCTCGCACTCTAATGTCTAATTTTAAGTTTGTTTAATCCATAGGTTGCTGGGGCTGCAGCAGCTGCTGGTTTATCTCTTGCAGCGGTTGCTGCAGAAGCAAAGCATCATCTGAGGTTGTTGGTACGATGGGAGTTGCACTTTCTGTTTGCACATTGCCTGGGCAAGTAACTTCTAATCGTTTGGGTCCAAGGCAAATGGAGCTTGGCCTTGGAATCGTAAGTTTAAACTGCATCTGTTATTATGATTGTATAATTAAACAATTAGCATACTTAGGGGTAGGGGGCATCCATTTTGAattcctgaaagattacttattACCATTGATCTGTGTTGTGCGAACATTGATTCAAGGCTGTAACAAGTGTAGGTTGTTCAGATAAATGGGAATTTATTGAGACACATAGACTGCTATCAAAACTTCCAAATCATGTTTTCAGCACGGGGGAAAATATTTTAAGCTCTATCAGAACCTTTCAATTATGAATCAATTTTCTAAACTTAGTGTTGATCCCTTAACTGTAGGAAACCGTCCACCAGCAAAGTTTCCTGTTCCTCTACCACCATCACCTTCAATTAAGGATGATGAGGTAAAACAAATTCCCTATTTGGATTTTTGCGATCTATTTTCTGAGGCCATCAGTTCACCTATGATCTAATGTGGAAGCGTGCAAGAAGTGCAAGTAGCTGTTTGCTGGTTCTGTAGGGGTTATGGGTGTAATTGTGTTTACCAATTCAATCCAATGCTTATTTGACTACTGCTATTTTAGGATTGAGAAATTCACTGCTGTTCTTTTCAGATGTGTAGAGGTACAACAGCTATTCTTGAAGATATGAAAAAAGCGGTAAGTTAAAAGCACTACAAATCATTGGCAAGAAGTTTTTTATTCTTGAAATGTAGATTAGAAATATGATAATTGTGCTGCTGACATGTGATAAAAAGACGATATATGAACTCTCACCTAGTTTTACTAGCTTTAGTATATAACGTTGGTTCCTGTCCAGTGGAAATCATATACATGATGTTGATGATTCTTATTAGTTCTATCACTGTATCACACTTCATTTCCAGCTAGTGTCTTTTTCTGTATCATTTTCCTAATATTATAATCGGGTTAGCTAATTTTATGATATAATTCGTTTTTTTCATGTAAAATATGACCAAAATTTAGTGTATTTTTTCTCTATTCCAGTTACCCTATGGATGATGCAGCTGGAACAATAAATGAAATTGGGGCAACAATACGAAGGGTGATGGGTGGAACAAGTGGAATCTTGTATGATAATTTGTGCTTTCCGAAGGATGTTCTTATTGTCTCTAGAGGAAATACATGAGATGGTGAGCTTATCTATGTGAGCTGTTGTAAAGTTTTGGTCAAATTTTTGAAGATGCATGTATGTTTGTTGAAGTTGAATCTTAGTTGTGTAGTGACATTTGTATTATTGTGGACAATTGTTGATagattaatttttatttttttaaccatTTAAAATTGTCTCGTTGGGCTGTCTATCGCTAAAACCATATGTACCATCACACAGTCTGTCGCTAAAAAGTAGCAATGgactatctgttgctaaaaagtagcaatggactatctgtcgctaaaaagtaGCAATGGACTATCTGTCGCTATAAATATTCAGGGTAGTAGACTCTCTGTCGCTAAAAGTATTGTCTAACGCTAAATATTTTTAGCGATAGGACTTACAGCGTCTATagaagtctgtcgctataactttttagcgttAGATTGTCTGTCGttgtagccgcttttagcgtcagaccatccatcgctaatcttggtgttgtggtgtagtgagtactacaactttgactAAAGGAGTTTGGacaaattcaaaatggtttgcaaactaaaattccCCAAAGAGGGCTACATGAAAACTAAAAATTGAAAGCTTCAGCTCCAACACTAAGCCAATTTTTAGAGTTTTAAAGCAGCactgagttgatccttgagagccctatttgactaagttagggaccaaactagctcttgaTCCTTAAACAAAGTCTGTTCTACAGAAGctaaactacaacttttgtttaaggtCAAACCTCAGAACTACACAGAAACTGAAGTTCCattttggtcaaagcagcatcacgataaagctttaAATTATGCTTTCTGGTCCATTACAGCATTTTCTGGACATTTGCTctacatgaacccttcatgacttttgttgtagagttcaattagagtcctttgggcaaggttgcaaggtttgctCAACGTCCAATggttccattcacttaataaagcaattcaagcAAGGTTATAacctatcatttcatgtgacttcttggttccaaacttcatgaaacttttccaatagtcaatagtagatggaaatagatgtgaggAACATGAAAGGACCACtttcaacattactcaagcatatcTTTTAAAAAAGGGTCAACATAGAAGTAAAGGTGTGTTGTCTAGGttcaagttggggctcattcATAGAGAGTTGATCTCAACACCTTTGTCACCACTTACTAGTTTGAACCAGAGATCTTGATTACCACTTAACTTAGTCATGTTGGAGTTCAAGCccactgcttaactggtgacaaacacctgaggtgttacacaaGATCCTAATAGGATATTCTGCATAAGTTAGATAaggttcaagttcaactccttcaacctcaatagCTTGATCCAGGACTCGAatacacttctttaactgagatacatgaaacacattgtgcaTGGATTCCAATTGTTCTAGTAAATTCAGATGATATGCTACTGGTCCACATTGTTCTATAATTTGAAAAGGACCAATGTAGCGAGGTGCTAACTTCCCTCTAACTCCAAAGCGAttaactcctttcatcggtgagaCTTtcaggtagacatgatctcccacctTGAATGCTAAGGGTCGACGCCTTTTGTCAATGTAACTCTTCTAGTCGAGACTATGCTGCTTTCATATTAGCCTGGATAAGTCAAACCTTTTCTTCAGCTTCTTTCACTAAGTCTGacccaaagaaccatctttctctGGGTTTAGACCAATTTGACGGTGTTCTGCATTTTCGACTGTAAAGAGCTTTGAAAGGTGCCATCTTAATACTTTCCTGATAACTGTtattgtaagagaactctaccaAAGgtaggcattcatcccacttaaaTGAATCAGTGAGTACACATGTTCTCAGCATATCTTCCAGAATCTGATGGACTCTTTTAGTTTGTCCTAcggtctgaggatgataagttgAACTATGGATGAGCTTGGTACCTAGTGATTTATGCAACTGTTACCAAAatttagagacaaactgtgtacccctatcaatgttttcctaaacggtaaacggtctttatacggtcgcccttcgtttagcgtttaggttgtttacacggtgtttaaatgaagttaaacggtctaaacggttttgtacttttaaaaaaatacatataattatatatgtgcatgtaaaaaatcaagtattctagcatttatacatatttatccgagtaaaaatcaattattttggtatgtatatatatttatgcatgtgaaaagaaccaaatatagatatttatgcatgtaacatatcaagtgtacacatttataaatataataaacttaagtatacaaatttatccatacaaaactgaactagatttacatcgtgttcgcctaaacggccatttaaacagctgtttagcccatttaatgttgtttatctccgttccgtttaggccgtttaggctgttttttccattttttgaccgtttaaacggtcaaccgtttaatttccgtttaccccctaaacaaaacagtttaccaccgtttaccattTACTGGCCGTTTAATCCATTTAGGCAAACAACTATCAGCACCCCATGCAGACTCATGCGCGTAATATATAAGTTGGcataagataaagcagaatgatCTGTTTTTACCAGAAGAAAGTGAGCTAATTTGTTCAggcgatcaacaatgacccaaatagaatcatacccTTTAGacgtcttgggtagaccaacaataaagtccatactgatgtcatcccacttccaagatggtaTAGACAACGACTGCAACGGTCCCGCAGGCTTTAGATGAATAGCTTTTACTCGCTGATAGGTATCACACTTAACAACATActgagcaatctctatcttcattttagtccaccagaatctctgtttcaaatcatgatacatcttattACTTTCTGGATGAATAGAGAATCTAGACAAGTGTGCTTCATCAAGGATATGTTGATGTAACTCAAGAACTTTTGGCACTATCACACGTTTCTAGAACCAAAGAACTCCCTCATCATCAATCTAAAAACATGGGGCCTTCCCAGACATAACTCTCTTCCTGATATAAGCTATTCCTTTGTTTTCCTTCTGCGCAGCAATAATCTGACTCTAGATAGTGGTTTCAATCGTGACATTAGCTAAAGTTCCCTATGAGACAATCTctatattcaacttttccatctcctAACACAAAGTTCTATCCATTGGCTTTGTTGTAAGACAACTGCAATGAGACttgtgactgagagcatctgcaacaacatttgctttacccgaatgataatgaacttctagatcataatctttgataaattctagccatcttctctgacgcatattcaattctgaattgggtaaagatatacttcaagctcttgtgattagTGTAGATGTGACAACTACTACCCAATAGATAATGACGCTAGATCTTAAGTGCATGAACCACAACAGCTAATTTtaaatcatgggtaggatagtgctcttcatgacGCTTGAGCTGTCTGGAAGCATAAGcaataactcggccttcttgcatcagtacacacccaataccaatactAGAAGCATTGCAGTACAGATCAAATGGCTTTTCAATATCTGGCTgagctagaacaggagcagtggtcagaagcCTTTTCAAAGTTTCAAAAGCTTCATTACATTcgggtgaccagacaaacttggttTGGTTCTTTAGCAACTTAGTAATGGGCTTCGATACTTTGGAGAAATTaggaataaaacgacggtaatatcCTACCATCCCCAGAAAACTGCGAACCTGATGCATGAAGGTAGGTGGTTTTCAATTAAGGATATCTCTCACTTTGCCAGGGTCTACAAGCAACACCCTCGACAGACAGAACATGCCCTAAGAAATGGCACTTCATCAAgatagaattcacatttgctaaacttggcatatagctggtGTTCTCTCAGGTGACTTAGAACAATGCAGTAAATATTCTACATGttctttgtttttggagtatatcaagatatcatcaatgacgACAACAATGAACCTGTCGAGCTCCGACATGAAAACtggagttcattaggtacataaagtgagTTGGGGCATTGGTTAAGTCGAAGGACATGACCAGatattcatacaacccatatttgGTTATGAAAGCAATCTTTGGAATATCTTCCGGATGAATCTTTATTTAATGGTAACTAGATCTGAGATctatcttagagaacactttacctcccgcaagttgatcaaagagTAGATCAATGCGAGGAAGGGGTACTTATTCTTAATAGTCACCTCATTCAACGGGCGGTAATCAACACATAGCCTCAAAattttgtccttctttttcacaaatatagcaggacatccccactGGTGAAGAACTTGGTCTGACATAACCTTTatcaagcaactcttgcaattgtaTCTTAAGTTTAGCTAACTCTTTCGGAGGCATCCGGTATGCCCTTCTAGACACCAGAGCTAGTACTAGGTTTCAACTCAGTCACAAATTCTACATCTCTATCTAGAGGTACACCAGGCAAATCAtctggaaatacatctagaaactctCTTACTACTAGAATATCTTTTACATCCTTAACAGTGGCTCAATAAACTCTTTCAACTGCCCTCTAGGAGTTGGTAGACGGATAAGCAACTTAGAACTACATTCAGGTGAATTCAACTGTAtagtcctattcaaagtatcaaTGATGGCTCCTGCGTTGGCATAACTAATTCATGCCAAGGATTACGTCTATGTCTTGATCCTTAACAACAAGTagattggtcagaaaagtatgCCCAACAAGTTCTACAGGAACATGCTCCACTACCTCCTTGGTATACATTTGTCCCCCAGGAGACTATATACAGAAACTTCCCTCCATAGTCCTCGATCGACAACTAGTACTTCATAACAAAGGCTCTATTGATGAACgtatgtgatgcactagaatcaaacaatATAACTATCGGTTGTTTAGCAACAGAAAACCAACCCATCATCATAGCTTCACCTTCAGGAATCACTTTAGCCTAGGTATAGTGGATATGACCCAACTTAACAACAATTCTATTCTTTGGATCCGTCAGGTCGACTATTTTGTGAGGTTTTGGAACAAATACTAGGGGTATTCGGCTGATCTGGATAGGTAAGAACTGTAGTAGGTCGAACAATTGCCTGTTGCTAGGCTTGTTGCTGAGGTGGATGACAAAAGGAATGATGGACAGGTTGATAAACAATCCTCTGACTCTAAGCACTGTCACCAGAGGATTCTATTAACATATTATttctcttctttgcccccttacGCTGATGGTACTTATCATCAAAAGTAATGGCAAGACTAtatggaaaatggaccctaggcccatttactttggattttggtgtttggtgaccaacacaaccaaattggactaatgaatttgcaagtgtttgttttgtagttcaatagggtgtaagacatgacttggacgaaggtgacgtgataatccgatgatcaacatcataagcaagac
Above is a genomic segment from Miscanthus floridulus cultivar M001 chromosome 3, ASM1932011v1, whole genome shotgun sequence containing:
- the LOC136545959 gene encoding putative 3,4-dihydroxy-2-butanone kinase isoform X2; its protein translation is MPNKTAATKKAAIRASKLFILGVILRIHSWTTQTNLWCRFGSYSMARCAAGGGSGHEPAHARFVGPGMLTAAIFGDVFASPPVDSILDAIQAVTGPLGCLLIVKHLQNHPGDGLNFGLAAEQAKSEGYKMEMVIVGDDCALPPPRGIAGRRGLAGTILLHKVAGAAAAAGLSLAAVAAEAKHHLRLLVRWELHFLFAHCLGK
- the LOC136545959 gene encoding putative 3,4-dihydroxy-2-butanone kinase isoform X4, translating into MARCAAGGGSGHEPAHARFVGPGMLTAAIFGDVFASPPVDSILDAIQAVTGPLGCLLIVKHLQNHPGDGLNFGLAAEQAKSEGYKMEMVIVGDDCALPPPRGIAGRRGLAGTILLHKVAGAAAAAGLSLAAVAAEAKHHLRLLVRWELHFLFAHCLGK
- the LOC136545959 gene encoding putative 3,4-dihydroxy-2-butanone kinase isoform X1, giving the protein MKMPNKTAATKKAAIRASKLFILGVILRIHSWTTQTNLWCRFGSYSMARCAAGGGSGHEPAHARFVGPGMLTAAIFGDVFASPPVDSILDAIQAVTGPLGCLLIVKHLQNHPGDGLNFGLAAEQAKSEGYKMEMVIVGDDCALPPPRGIAGRRGLAGTILLHKVAGAAAAAGLSLAAVAAEAKHHLRLLVRWELHFLFAHCLGK
- the LOC136545959 gene encoding putative 3,4-dihydroxy-2-butanone kinase isoform X3; its protein translation is MKMPNKTAATKKAAIRASKLFILGVILRIHSWTTQTNLWCRFGSYSMARCAAGGGSGHEPAHARFVGPGMLTAAIFGDVFASPPVDSILDAIQAVTGPLGCLLIVKNHPGDGLNFGLAAEQAKSEGYKMEMVIVGDDCALPPPRGIAGRRGLAGTILLHKVAGAAAAAGLSLAAVAAEAKHHLRLLVRWELHFLFAHCLGK